From one Lycium barbarum isolate Lr01 chromosome 6, ASM1917538v2, whole genome shotgun sequence genomic stretch:
- the LOC132600330 gene encoding sulfite exporter TauE/SafE family protein 3-like, with product MAGVGGKLKILRPLLSIAWSFLLAAIFVSAERSIKRETMEAQNATELSDADYLSAVVNFLWKPNESGYQHVWPDMKFGWQIVVGTIIGFLGAAFGSVGGVGGGGIFVPMLSLIVGFDPKSSTAISKCMIMGAAVSTVYYNLKLRHPTIAMPIIDYDLAVLIQPMLMLGISIGVTFNVIFADWMVTVLLIVLFLGTSTKAFLRGVETWKKETIVKKEAAAKLSGANGTGDEAEYKLLPSGPANGNEKDAKGSAEPEVPFMENVCWKEFGLLCFVWIAFLALQILKIYTATCSVWYWVVNLLQIPVSVGVSSYEAISLYKGWRKIQSKGDEGTNFRVMQLIVYCFFGILAGMVGGLLGLGGGFIMGPLFLELGVPPQVSSATATFAMMFSSSMSVVEYYLLKRFPVPYAIYFVAVATVAAFVGQHVVRRLIVVLGRASLIIFILAFTIFVSAISLGGVGISNMIGKIQRDEYMGFENLCKYEV from the exons ATGGCGGGAGTTGGAGGAAAACTGAAGATTTTGAGGCCACTTTTGTCAATTGCATGGAGTTTTCTTTTAGCTGCTATATTTGTATCAGCAGAAAGAAGCATCAAGAGGGAAACTATGGAAGCCCAAAATGCAACTGAGCTTTCAGATGCAGATTACCTTTCTGCTGTTGTCAACTTCTTATGGAAGCCTAACGAATCTGGTTACCAACATGTTTGGCCG GATATGAAATTTGGATGGCAAATTGTTGTTGGTACCATAATTGGATTCTTGGGCGCAGCATTTGGGAGTGTAGGTGGTGTTGGTGGTGGTGGCATATTCGTACCCATGCTTAGTCTTATTGTTGGATTTGATCCAAAATCATCAACAGCAATTTCAAAAT GTATGATCATGGGAGCTGCAGTCTCCACTGTTTACTATAACTTAAAGCTGAGGCATCCCACAATTGCCATGCCTATTATTGATTATGACTTGGCTGTGCTCATCCAGCCAATGCTGATGCTTGGCATCAGTATTGGAGTTACTTTCAATGTGATATTTGCTGATTGGATGGTTACAGTTCTGCTAATTGTTCTCTTCCTTG GCACGTCAACCAAGGCCTTTCTAAGAGGGGTTGAGACGTGGAAGAAAGAAACTATTGTGAAAAAG GAGGCTGCTGCTAAACTTTCAGGGGCAAATG GCACGGGTGATGAAGCAGAGTACAAGCTCCTTCCCAGCGGTCCCGCCAATGGAAATGAAAAGGATGCTAAGGGTTCGGCTGAACCAGAG GTTCCTTTCATGGAGAATGTTTGCTGGAAGGAATTTGGACTCCTTTGTTTTGTGTGGATTGCATTTCTTGCACTGCAAATCCTGAAG ATATACACAGCTACTTGTTCGGTGTGGTATTGGGTGGTGAATTTGTTGCAG ATCCCAGTTTCTGTTGGGGTATCTTCATATGAAGCTATTAGCCTGTATAAAGGTTGGAGGAAGATTCAATCCAAGGGAGACGAAGGCACCAATTTCCGTGTGATGCAACTGATTGTTTATTGCTTCTTCGGAATACTAGCTGGTATGGTTGGCGGACTTCTTGGTCTTGGTGGAGGATTCATCATGGGTCCATTGTTTTTGGAGCTCGGTGTCCCTCCTCAG GTCTCAAGTGCCACTGCCACCTTTGCGATGATGTTCTCCTCATCAATGTCTGTGGTAGAGTATTACCTTCTAAAGCGTTTCCCTGTTCCTTACG CTATCTACTTTGTTGCTGTGGCAACCGTTGCTGCTTTCGTTGGGCAACACGTCGTGAGGAGGTTGATTGTTGTATTAGGACGGGCTTCACTTATCATCTTCATCCTTGCTTTCACAATTTTTGTGAGCGCAATATCACTGG GTGGGGTCGGAATATCAAATATGATTGGGAAGATCCAGCGCGATGAATACATGGGATTCGAGAACCTTTGCAAATATGAGGTTTAA